The proteins below are encoded in one region of Caballeronia sp. SL2Y3:
- the hpnA gene encoding hopanoid-associated sugar epimerase, protein MTDISGSRVLITGASGFVGSALARLAIDRGFDVRLLVRATSPRKNVESLDAEIVVGDMRDEASMRTALKGMRYLFHVAADYRIWAPDPSEIERANLQGTEATMRAALAEGVERIVYTSSVATLKVTSSGAIVDETKPSDAASTIGAYKRSKVLAERAVERMVGNDALPAVIVNPSTPIGPRDVRPTPTGRIIVEAATGKIPAFVDTGLNLVHVDDVANGHFLALERGKIGERYILGGENLPLQQMLADIAGLVGRKPPTIKLPRGPLYPLAIGAEMFAKVSGKEPFVTVDGLRMSKNKMYFTSAKAEAELGYRARPYREGLRDALDWFRANGYLDA, encoded by the coding sequence ATGACAGATATATCCGGCTCTCGCGTGCTCATCACCGGCGCCTCGGGTTTCGTCGGGTCGGCGCTCGCGCGGCTCGCCATCGACCGCGGTTTCGACGTGCGGCTGCTCGTGCGCGCGACGAGTCCGCGCAAGAACGTGGAGTCGCTCGACGCGGAAATCGTCGTCGGCGACATGCGCGACGAAGCGTCGATGCGCACGGCGCTCAAGGGCATGCGCTATCTCTTTCACGTCGCGGCGGACTATCGCATCTGGGCGCCGGACCCGAGCGAGATCGAGCGCGCGAACCTGCAAGGCACCGAGGCCACGATGCGCGCGGCGCTCGCCGAAGGCGTCGAGCGCATCGTCTACACGAGCAGCGTCGCGACGTTGAAGGTGACGAGCTCGGGCGCGATCGTCGACGAAACGAAGCCGTCGGATGCGGCAAGCACCATCGGCGCATACAAGCGCAGCAAGGTGCTGGCCGAGCGCGCGGTGGAACGGATGGTCGGGAACGACGCGCTGCCGGCGGTCATCGTCAATCCGTCGACGCCCATCGGCCCGCGCGACGTGCGTCCGACGCCGACGGGGCGCATCATCGTCGAGGCGGCGACCGGCAAGATTCCCGCGTTCGTCGATACAGGGCTGAATCTCGTGCATGTGGATGACGTCGCGAACGGCCACTTTCTCGCGCTAGAACGCGGCAAGATCGGCGAGCGCTACATTCTCGGCGGCGAAAATCTGCCGTTGCAGCAGATGCTCGCGGATATCGCCGGACTCGTCGGCCGCAAGCCGCCGACCATCAAGCTGCCGCGCGGGCCGCTGTATCCGCTCGCCATCGGCGCGGAGATGTTCGCGAAGGTGAGCGGCAAGGAGCCGTTCGTGACCGTCGACGGCCTGCGCATGTCGAAGAACAAGATGTACTTCACGTCGGCGAAGGCGGAAGCGGAACTGGGCTATCGGGCGCGGCCGTATCGCGAAGGCTTGCGCGACGCGCTCGACTGGTTCCGGGCGAACGGCTATCTCGACGCGTAA
- a CDS encoding glycosyltransferase, translating to MLLIAWLSLLIWIVLLVARGGFWRAQPAPALSDAAVHAVGQAEIARRGAWPALVAVVPARNEADVIGRAVGSLLKQDYAGAFHVVVVDDHSTDGTAAVALAAARDLGLEDRLTVLTGKPLPPGWSGKVWAQSQGINAIDTLGLPAEFLLLTDADIYHPADAATQLVARTILEDCDLVSLMVRLRCDSPWEKALIPAFVFFFAKLYPFAWVNDRRKMTAGAAGGCMLVRRSALAEAGGIESIRGELIDDCSLALRIKHRAGKADARPIRLDLADRSESLRPYDDWREIWNMIARTAFTQLRYSPLLLAGTVLGMALIYLVPPVFALTWGARAWPACAAWAMMCIAYGPMLRYYRRSLLWAPLLPLVALFYVSATIGSAVRYWSGKGGQWKARVQAPTQEGS from the coding sequence ATGTTACTCATCGCCTGGCTGTCGTTGCTGATCTGGATCGTGCTGCTCGTTGCGCGAGGTGGCTTCTGGCGCGCGCAGCCCGCGCCCGCGCTTTCGGATGCCGCCGTGCACGCCGTCGGCCAAGCGGAGATCGCGCGGCGCGGCGCGTGGCCCGCGCTCGTCGCGGTCGTCCCCGCCCGCAATGAAGCCGACGTGATCGGCCGCGCGGTCGGCTCGTTGCTGAAGCAGGACTATGCGGGCGCGTTCCACGTCGTGGTCGTCGACGATCACAGCACCGACGGCACGGCCGCCGTCGCGCTCGCCGCAGCCCGCGATCTCGGCCTCGAAGACCGCCTGACCGTGCTGACGGGCAAGCCGTTGCCGCCGGGATGGTCGGGCAAGGTCTGGGCGCAGTCGCAGGGCATCAATGCGATCGACACGCTCGGTCTTCCCGCCGAATTCCTGTTGCTCACCGACGCCGACATCTACCATCCGGCCGATGCCGCGACGCAACTGGTCGCGCGTACCATTCTGGAAGATTGCGATCTCGTTTCGCTGATGGTGCGCCTGCGCTGCGACTCGCCGTGGGAGAAGGCGCTGATTCCGGCGTTCGTGTTCTTCTTCGCGAAGCTGTACCCGTTCGCCTGGGTCAACGACCGGCGCAAGATGACCGCGGGCGCGGCGGGCGGCTGCATGCTCGTGCGCCGTTCGGCGCTGGCGGAGGCGGGCGGCATCGAATCGATTCGCGGCGAACTGATCGACGATTGCAGTCTCGCGCTGCGCATCAAGCATCGCGCGGGCAAAGCGGACGCGCGTCCCATTCGCCTCGATCTCGCGGACCGCAGCGAGTCGCTGCGCCCGTACGACGACTGGCGCGAAATCTGGAACATGATCGCGCGCACCGCGTTCACGCAGTTGCGCTATTCGCCGCTGCTGCTGGCCGGCACGGTGCTCGGCATGGCGCTGATCTATCTGGTGCCGCCCGTGTTCGCGCTGACGTGGGGCGCGCGCGCATGGCCCGCGTGCGCGGCCTGGGCGATGATGTGCATCGCCTATGGCCCGATGCTGCGTTACTACCGGCGGTCGTTGTTATGGGCGCCGCTGTTGCCGCTCGTCGCGCTGTTCTATGTCTCGGCGACGATCGGTTCGGCCGTGCGCTACTGGAGCGGCAAGGGCGGACAGTGGAAGGCGCGCGTGCAGGCGCCGACGCAGGAAGGTTCTTGA
- a CDS encoding NADP-dependent isocitrate dehydrogenase, whose product MSNQQPTIIYTLTDEAPLLATSAFLPIIRTFTAPAGVNVETSDISLAGRILGEFPEFLTEEQRVPDNLAELGRLTQLPDTNIIKLPNISASVPQLVAAIKELQGKGYKVPNYPEEPKNDEEKAIAQRYSKCLGSAVNPVLREGNSDRRAPLAVKNYAKKHPHSMGEWSMASRTHVAHMKHGDFYHGEKSITNDKAREVRMELVTKRGETIVLKPKVKLQEGEIVDSMFMSKKALIAFYEDQMEDARKTGVMLSLHVKATMMKVSHPIVFGHAVKVFYKDAFAKHAKLFEELGVNVNNGLVDLYSKIEALPESQRDEVIRDMHACHEHRPALAMVDSAKGISNLHAPNDVIVDASMPAMIRAGGKMWGADGRPQDTKCLIPESTFARIYQEIINFCKTNGAFDPRTMGTVPNVGLMAQKAEEYGSHDKTFEIPQDGTARIVDNATNEVIESLTQQVEQGDIWRMCLVKDAPIRDWVKLAVTRVRNSGMPAVFWLDPYRPHENELIKKVETYLKDHDTEGLDIQIMSQVRAMRYTLERVIRGLDTISVTGNILRDYLTDLFPIMELGTSAKMLSIVPLMAGGGLYETGAGGSAPKHVQQLVQENHLRWDSLGEFLALAVSLEELGIKSNNAKAKLVAKALDAATGKLLDNNQGPSPKTGQLDNRGSQFYLAMYWAQELANQTEDRELAEFFAPLAKSLAENEQKIVEELTVVQGSEADIGGYYKPEDAKLTAVMRPSQTLNAALAQAQSK is encoded by the coding sequence ATGAGTAATCAGCAACCCACCATCATCTACACCCTGACCGACGAAGCTCCGCTGCTCGCGACCAGCGCCTTTCTGCCGATCATCCGCACGTTCACCGCGCCGGCCGGCGTGAACGTGGAAACCAGCGACATTTCGCTCGCCGGGCGCATTCTCGGCGAATTCCCCGAATTCCTGACCGAAGAGCAGCGCGTTCCGGACAACCTCGCCGAACTCGGCCGCCTCACGCAGCTTCCGGACACCAACATCATCAAGCTGCCGAACATCAGCGCGTCCGTGCCGCAGCTCGTCGCCGCGATCAAGGAACTTCAGGGCAAGGGCTACAAGGTGCCCAACTATCCGGAAGAGCCGAAGAACGACGAAGAAAAGGCCATCGCCCAGCGTTACTCGAAGTGTCTCGGCAGCGCGGTGAACCCGGTTCTGCGCGAAGGCAATTCGGACCGCCGCGCGCCGCTCGCCGTCAAGAACTACGCGAAGAAGCATCCGCACAGCATGGGCGAATGGAGCATGGCGTCGCGCACGCACGTCGCGCACATGAAGCACGGCGACTTCTATCACGGCGAAAAGTCCATCACGAACGACAAGGCGCGCGAAGTGCGCATGGAACTCGTCACGAAGCGCGGCGAAACCATCGTGCTGAAGCCGAAGGTCAAGCTGCAGGAAGGCGAGATCGTCGACAGCATGTTCATGAGCAAGAAGGCGCTGATCGCGTTCTACGAAGACCAGATGGAAGACGCGCGCAAGACCGGCGTCATGCTGTCGCTGCACGTGAAGGCGACCATGATGAAGGTCTCGCACCCGATCGTCTTCGGCCACGCCGTGAAGGTGTTCTACAAGGACGCGTTTGCCAAGCACGCGAAGCTCTTCGAAGAACTGGGCGTGAACGTCAACAACGGTCTTGTCGATCTGTATTCGAAGATCGAGGCGCTGCCGGAATCGCAGCGCGATGAAGTCATCCGCGACATGCACGCGTGCCACGAGCACCGTCCGGCACTGGCGATGGTGGATTCGGCGAAGGGCATCTCGAACCTGCACGCGCCGAACGACGTGATCGTGGACGCGTCGATGCCCGCGATGATTCGCGCCGGCGGCAAGATGTGGGGCGCCGATGGCCGTCCGCAAGACACGAAGTGTCTGATTCCGGAAAGCACGTTCGCGCGCATCTATCAGGAAATCATCAACTTCTGCAAGACCAACGGCGCATTCGATCCGCGCACGATGGGCACGGTGCCGAACGTCGGCCTGATGGCGCAGAAGGCCGAAGAGTACGGCTCGCACGACAAGACCTTCGAGATTCCGCAAGACGGCACGGCGCGTATCGTCGATAACGCGACGAACGAGGTCATCGAATCGCTCACGCAGCAAGTCGAGCAAGGCGACATCTGGCGCATGTGCCTCGTGAAGGACGCGCCGATCCGCGACTGGGTGAAGCTCGCCGTCACGCGCGTGCGCAATTCGGGCATGCCGGCCGTGTTCTGGCTCGACCCGTACCGTCCGCACGAGAACGAGCTCATCAAGAAGGTCGAGACGTACCTGAAGGATCACGATACCGAAGGGCTCGACATTCAGATCATGTCGCAAGTGCGCGCCATGCGTTACACGCTCGAACGCGTGATCCGCGGCCTCGACACCATTTCGGTGACCGGCAACATCCTGCGCGACTACCTGACCGACCTGTTCCCGATCATGGAACTCGGCACGAGCGCGAAGATGCTGTCCATCGTTCCGCTGATGGCGGGCGGCGGACTGTATGAAACGGGCGCGGGCGGCTCGGCGCCGAAGCACGTGCAGCAACTGGTGCAAGAGAACCACTTGCGCTGGGATTCCCTCGGCGAGTTCCTGGCGCTGGCGGTGTCGCTGGAAGAGCTCGGCATCAAGAGCAACAACGCGAAGGCGAAGCTCGTCGCGAAGGCGCTCGACGCCGCCACCGGCAAGCTGCTCGACAACAACCAGGGCCCGTCGCCGAAGACCGGCCAGCTCGACAACCGCGGCAGCCAGTTCTATCTCGCCATGTACTGGGCGCAGGAACTGGCGAACCAGACGGAGGATCGCGAACTGGCCGAGTTCTTCGCGCCGCTCGCAAAGAGCCTGGCTGAGAACGAGCAGAAGATCGTCGAGGAACTGACGGTCGTGCAGGGCAGCGAAGCGGATATCGGCGGCTATTACAAGCCGGAAGACGCGAAGCTCACCGCTGTGATGCGTCCGAGCCAGACGCTCAACGCCGCGCTCGCGCAAGCGCAATCGAAGTAA
- the hpnH gene encoding adenosyl-hopene transferase HpnH, translated as MSIPMLQKVRVGAYIARQHFSRNKRYPLALMLEPLFRCNLACNGCGKIDYPDPILNQRLSLEECLGAVDECGAPVVSIAGGEPLLHKEMPQIVKGIIARKKFVYLCTNALLMEKKMDDYQPSPYFVWSVHLDGDQAMHDHSVSQDGVYEKATKAIREAKRRGFRVNINCTLFNDADPERVAKFFDTLGPMGVDGITVSPGYAYERAPDQQHFLNRDKTKTLFREIFKRGNNGKNWSFSQSAMFLDFLAGNQTYQCTPWGNPARTVFGWQRPCYLLGEGYAKTFKELMETTEWEKYGTGNYEKCADCMVHSGFEATAVMDTVAHPLKALGVSMRGPRTEGAYAKELPIDKQRPAEYVFSKHVEIKLEEIGRAQKNKSSKTAAAAH; from the coding sequence TTGTCTATTCCGATGCTCCAGAAGGTCCGCGTTGGCGCGTACATCGCCCGCCAGCATTTTTCGCGCAACAAGCGTTATCCGCTCGCGCTCATGCTGGAACCGCTGTTCCGCTGCAATCTGGCGTGTAACGGCTGCGGCAAGATTGACTATCCGGACCCGATCCTGAACCAGCGCCTGTCGCTGGAAGAATGCCTCGGCGCCGTCGACGAGTGCGGCGCGCCGGTCGTCTCCATTGCGGGCGGCGAGCCGCTTCTGCATAAGGAAATGCCGCAGATCGTGAAGGGCATCATCGCGCGCAAGAAGTTCGTCTATCTCTGCACGAATGCGCTCCTGATGGAAAAGAAGATGGACGATTACCAGCCGAGCCCGTACTTCGTCTGGTCCGTTCACCTCGACGGCGATCAGGCCATGCACGACCATTCGGTGTCGCAGGACGGCGTGTATGAGAAGGCCACCAAAGCGATCCGCGAAGCGAAGCGCCGCGGCTTTCGCGTGAACATCAACTGCACGCTGTTCAACGATGCCGATCCGGAACGCGTCGCGAAGTTCTTCGACACGCTCGGGCCGATGGGCGTGGACGGCATCACGGTGTCGCCCGGCTACGCTTACGAGCGCGCGCCGGACCAGCAGCACTTCCTGAACCGCGACAAGACCAAGACGCTCTTCCGCGAAATCTTCAAGCGCGGCAACAACGGCAAGAACTGGTCGTTCAGCCAGTCGGCCATGTTCCTCGACTTCCTCGCGGGCAACCAGACGTATCAGTGCACGCCGTGGGGCAACCCGGCGCGCACGGTGTTCGGCTGGCAGCGTCCGTGCTATCTCCTCGGCGAAGGTTACGCGAAGACCTTCAAGGAACTGATGGAAACCACCGAGTGGGAGAAGTACGGCACGGGCAACTACGAGAAGTGCGCGGACTGCATGGTCCACAGTGGCTTCGAGGCGACCGCCGTGATGGATACGGTCGCGCATCCGCTGAAGGCGCTGGGCGTGTCGATGCGCGGGCCGCGCACGGAAGGCGCTTACGCGAAGGAACTGCCCATCGACAAGCAGCGTCCGGCCGAATACGTATTCTCGAAGCACGTCGAGATCAAGCTGGAAGAGATTGGGCGCGCGCAGAAGAACAAGTCGTCGAAGACGGCTGCGGCGGCGCACTGA
- the ispH gene encoding 4-hydroxy-3-methylbut-2-enyl diphosphate reductase has translation MRIILAQPRGFCAGVVRAIEIVDRALERHGAPVYVRHEIVHNRHVVDNLRGKGARFVEELDEVPQGAVAIFSAHGVAHSVERDAEARGLDVLDATCPLVTKVHVQGRQYVSQGRTLILIGHAGHPEVEGTIGQIPGKVVLVQSEAEVDTMSLPPDTPVAYVTQTTLSVDDTRGIIDALQRRFSDIVGPDTRDICYATQNRQAAVRELSSQVDVLLVVGATNSSNSNRLREIGTESGVPSYLVADGSEIKPEWFAHAQTVGITAGASAPEEMVEHVIDALRAFGHVEVTTMNGREEKVEFKLPAKLLQPLAALSATAATAIREE, from the coding sequence ATGCGTATCATCCTTGCTCAACCCCGCGGTTTTTGTGCGGGCGTGGTCCGTGCGATCGAAATCGTCGATCGCGCGCTCGAACGGCATGGCGCCCCGGTCTACGTTCGCCATGAGATCGTTCATAACCGGCACGTTGTCGACAACCTGCGTGGCAAGGGCGCGCGTTTCGTGGAAGAACTCGACGAAGTGCCGCAAGGCGCGGTCGCCATTTTCAGCGCGCACGGCGTGGCGCATAGCGTCGAGCGCGATGCCGAGGCGCGTGGTCTCGACGTGCTGGACGCCACGTGCCCGCTCGTGACCAAGGTCCACGTGCAGGGCCGGCAATATGTATCGCAAGGACGCACGCTGATTCTGATTGGCCACGCCGGGCATCCGGAAGTGGAAGGCACCATCGGCCAAATTCCCGGCAAGGTGGTGCTCGTGCAGAGCGAAGCCGAAGTCGACACCATGTCGCTGCCGCCCGATACGCCCGTCGCTTACGTCACCCAGACGACGCTTTCGGTGGACGACACGCGCGGCATCATCGACGCATTGCAGCGCCGCTTCAGCGATATCGTCGGGCCGGACACGCGCGACATCTGCTACGCGACGCAGAACCGGCAGGCAGCGGTGCGCGAGTTGTCATCGCAAGTCGATGTCCTGCTCGTGGTCGGCGCGACCAACAGTTCCAATTCGAACCGCCTGCGGGAGATCGGCACCGAAAGCGGCGTGCCGAGCTATCTCGTCGCGGACGGTTCCGAGATCAAGCCCGAATGGTTTGCGCATGCGCAGACGGTCGGCATCACGGCGGGCGCTTCGGCGCCCGAAGAAATGGTCGAACACGTGATCGATGCCCTGCGCGCCTTCGGACACGTCGAAGTCACGACGATGAACGGCCGCGAGGAAAAGGTCGAATTCAAACTCCCCGCGAAGTTGCTGCAACCGCTCGCCGCGCTGTCGGCCACGGCGGCAACGGCGATTCGCGAAGAATAA